The genomic stretch cAAGTAGGGAAGAAACATCCTGTTGGGTCAACTCTCAACAGTGAGGACGCATTACTGCTGAGGTTTAGCATGAACATAAACACCTGTGTTGATGTGACCTCTTGGTAACTGGGTGCAGAGTTTTACTTAATTTACTTAGTAACAGAATTTGCTCCTATTTTACCGAGTTGGTATGCTAGTAAACTTTCTGCTCTTATGCAAAATTCACAAAataattgacaaaaaaaaaagggggtttATTTTAAGTTTCACAGTTTTAAGCCCTTGGTTAGATGTTAGAAGACAATGACAAGAGCACAGGTAGAATTAACTGCTTACCTCATAGCCAGGAGGACGAAAAAGGAAGCTCTGGGCGTCCATGGTCCTCTTTATTAGAATAGCCCTGTTGATCAAAGGACCTCCTTCTAAGCCTCACACTCTAGGCATGCTGTCCCTTTGTGATGGAGCCACCATGAGGACCAGTGTCCCAACATAGTCATCGGTGAAAGGCATTTGACATCTAGAACAATACCAGCAAGTTAGTGTGGTAGatgctgattttctttttttaaaacttcaattgGCATTGACCTCAGAGGAAGTACTATAGTACAAAGGAAAAAGTACATgctatatagtatatatacttttctaaaaagatgactttggaaaaaaaattcttgtctAGATTGCAGTTCCACCATTTATAAGTTGGCCATAGTAAATAGGTTGTAAAGTTTAAGGGCAATATAGTGTTGGAATGTTATTTGAAATGTGGTAGACATTCAGTGGAATGCTATGCTACTGTTATTTTTTAACTGTTACTTTCTTATGGACTTAGATGCTCATTAGTGAAGATGTTAGCTATACTGAATACTAAATGATGATGAGAACTCACTTTTTAGTCCCCTCTTTGGCCAATTTCCAAAATACTCATAAATTGCGTTACTGGAGCAGCAAGGGAATTGAGGCTTAAATTCGTATATGTCTAATTCTTTGTTGATAGTTACAGTGATTGAGATGAGTGTGTGCTCATTGTTTGATGTAGCATAGAACTCTGAAGCTATAGTGTTGATGCCTTATCATACCTTCGCCCAGGTAAGTCAGCTCTAGTAATAGTCCACCAAAGAGACACATACACTTCTTGGCCATCTCTGTCTGTGGATGACTTGTAGGTCTCAGCTCcttttgaattttgttgttttagaaTAATAGACGTAGGATTCAGGTGAGGACATGGACTCCGTCCTGAAAGAAAACTGCAGGACAAAAAAGAGGACCGGGAAGCAGACCTGGTAGATCATGTTGTCTGCAGTTAGTCCAGTTGTGGTGCTGCTCTTGGCTCAGTCTTGCCCGTAGCTGCTGGTTGGTCTAGAGCTCCTTTTTCAGAGGGTCGGAGCAGATACAGTAACAACAGTGGCAGCAGGCTCACCagctgcttttccttttctctcttagcAAAACCAAAGCCTGGTCTCATATATCCTCACAGTTTCAAGCTTTCCCCTAGCTCTCTGGAGACAAACGCATTATAGTGTGGAGTCAATTCTGCTTACTTCTATTTCACTGACATCTGCTATATTATAATTAGGGATTGATCAAACCACAGAAAACACTCTTAACTTGATTACATATAGTGTGCAGTTTaatgaaaaatacaatttaatattttacttaacttggatttttttttcttaaaattttaaaaagacttgtttttttttttaaggtgtttcatttattaattgtttgacTTCCACTCGCTTTTGAGCTGGCCACATCTGTCCTAGTCCTTCGTCTGGTCGGTTTATAGTGCGATGTGGCTCTTACTTTAGCCGCAGCACTATTTAATAGAAAAATGATACTACTAATTAGAAAAGCTACTCAGAAGTTTGTATTTATAGTTTATACCAAGAGATAAttacatacaattaaaattttttacatacaatattttaaaaggccaTATTTTAACCTGTAAAAACTAATACTACACATGTGAAATATGCCTACTTTAGTTCTGAGAGACTCAAGCCCAGTTTTTAGATTATTTTAGATCCTTGTGTTTGTAGACCTGcatgttcactttttaaaaaggaagaaaatattttttaataatcttAGATAAGCTGAAAATGtctaaatatacatttttttttttttaaacaaaaacctaGTGTTCCCTAGGTCGTGCTGTGAAGTAGCAATGCCGTGATATGCATTGATTCTCTGCCTTTTGGCCAACGTAGTGAGTTCagtttagggtttgtttgttcAGTTCTGAGCCTTGCTAAATTTAACTAGGCTTGATGTCATTCCAGGGTACTGTGCCCGCAGCTAGTTTGTAAGACTGGATCGAATTAGATGAGGAAAGGAACACTGGTGTGGGACTTTGTGCTTAACAGTCATGACTGTGTGGTTTCCAGGTGGCCTCCTGATAGCATCTGCTCACTTCGGTGCATATGTGTGCGGGACAGACATAGACTACAACACGGTGCACGGCTTGGGTGAGTAGGACTTCAGACAGTGTTAAAGTCTTTGTTGTTAAGCCACATGGGCCTTTAAAATAGTAAAGTAGTTTTATGTGATATTTTAGTGTTTAAAGCTCACATTTCAAATGTAATTTTACCACAGAACTTCGTTGAGTATCTACGTTTGACGACATGATCACTCAGTGTACGCAACATGAACTAGAAGAATATTAAGATGAAAGAGATGGAGTGGCCATTTTGtagtcagctgggcatggtggagcacgcctttaatcagccctcagggaagcagaggcaggtggatcactgtgagttcgaggccagtctggtttacaaagggagtccaggatatccaaggctacacagaaccctttctcagaaaaacaaacaaacaaacacaaataaaaaaatgtatatacagggatggggagggagagatggctcagtggtcaagagcactaaTTTTTCcccaggacctgggttcaattcccagcatctatgtggcagctcacacttgtctgtaactccagttcataTAGTCACATGCTGGCAGAACATCTGTGaccataaaagtaaattaaaaagaaaataaaagtatgtagTCTCTGTTTAATATGATTATCATTGACTTACTTGATAATCATGCATTGAATATAGTTTAGATCAATATTTAGTCTTTGAGTAACATTTAAACATTAACATTTTTGTGACTAGAATATACTTGAAACACTTGAGGTGTCTATAAATTTAAAGATTCTGTCCTTAAATGAAACATTaatctacttttattttgtaGCAATTATGGAAACTTATCTAAAAACTTGAAAGCATCACAACTGGTGTGTGACTGAGTGGAATTAGAgtaaaaaggtttatttctcataatgaaatagtaataaaaataccaAGTTAAATTCATGCTTTTGAAATTGTTTGCCTGTATGCTAGTATTCCTCTATTGTAGGTTGGATTAGTTCTTAAAAACACTCTTCTTCACTCAGCATAGATTAATTTAAGGCTGAGGTGTAATtatactttctgttgctgtagccCTTGTTTGTAGCACTAATAACCTGTCCTTCTACCTTGtcccttaaaacaaaaaaagtgtgtgtgtgtgtgtgtgtgaaatttcatCCCAGTCCCACACATGTCTTTGTCCCACCATatccatatctgccctctgcccttgcaacacCCACCcgtccccaaaagaaaacaaatctctcCATGGAAGCTGTGGTATATCTCACAGTATGCCCTTTGCCCAAAAAgattttcttgcaaatgttcattgcaatgagtcatttggtttggtttgaggcctctggctgtTGCTATACTGTCAGTCCTGGGTCCTCACTGGGCCTCCTCTCAGATGTCCTGTTGTTGGCCTGTATCATacagatcctgcagctttgggtctgGAGGACTAGCCCTCCTTCATGTGCTCCTGCAGTTCATAGATAAGGTAgatgttgcgggggggggggggcagggggggcagggGCGCACAACTTaaagccttggatctgggcctgggtgggagCTGAGTTGGCCAGCCTGCCCCCTCTCCTGTTCTCACTGGTcaggcaaggggcagggccatCTCACTTGAGTGCTTTTTgctgggaaggggtggggctaGCTCTCCCTCCTGCTGAAGGGGGCGTGTTTTCTGAGTGGCCTCTGGAGGAGGCTGTCTCAGGCAACATGCTGTGTATTATATCTGTACTGGAGACTCAACTCTAGTTTATTGCGAGTAGAAGCTGTACATTTGTTTTAAGGAAATTAGCCAACAggtttaagacatttttattttattttatttacttattaaagcTTTGAAACATTATATCATAGCCTCTGTCTACTGGGAGTAGATTTGTATTTGAGAAGAGTTTTTAGAAGTTTCTCCAGTTGCTAGGTGtgccctctgctctctgtttctgaTCTCCTAGTTCCTACTGTCCAGTGCCCTCATGTTTTTCCCAGTTGGAAAGTCAAAAGCTTTCTGTGAGACCTGGAGGGTTCTTAGCTGCATTttggtttcctcttcctcttgcccaGATGCTGCCTGAACAGCTGTTATCTCCTTCTGACCTCACTCTGTCACTGCTCTGATCTTGTAGCACCAGTGCCGACTGCTCAGTGGATGCAGCCGCTGTGGGCAGAGCTACAGCTCCACCGTGTTGACCTTTATAAGCCTCCCTGTGTTGTGGGGGGACCGTCTTACTGCTGCTGCTTTTACTCTTTTGACACTTTGATTTCAGTCTCTTTAAGGCTTTCtagttttccttttaaatctCTGTTTCTATCACATTGAGCGTTTGGGGCTTTTTagccttttgattttttttttttttttttttttaagttttgctttACTGTGAAGTCAATCATAATGCAGAAGTGTATAATTATATAAGAataactgctgggcatggtggtacatggctgTACTACccacactcaggaagtagaggcaggagggtctcaaTGTTTGAGTCCCTGCCTGAAGAATAAGAATAGCTCTAGAGCAAGCCCTTGTGAAGCTGGCACCTAGATAAGCATTGTACTCCTCCTCACCAGctccactttgtgtgtgtgtgtgtgtgtgtgtgtgtgtgtgtgtgtgtgtgtgtgagagagagagagagagagagagagagagatatggtgtgtgtgtttatgtgtgagatggtttgtgtatctgtgagatggtgtgtgtgtgtgtgtgtgtgtgtgtgtgtgtgtgtgtgtgtgtgtgtatgtgtgtgtgctggctatACATCTCAAAATTTACCAGTGAGCtgtttttcttctggtttctctAATTTTTATCCTGACATTATTATTGTCCGCTTGGGTCTCCGAGATGCTGAGCTTCTGAACTTCGTCTACTTTCTTTCTACATAGCTGACCAAACTCCTGTAATATTTCTGTCTTGTCTGCCTTCTTCAGGGTTCAGCTGCCGTGGTTTACAAGTTAGCATTCTTGCTTTCCGTTTCATTTATCTGATCACTCATCCAACATGGACCTCTTCACTGCTGTCGGAAAGCTCCATGTTCTACTCAGTTACGTGTCTTGCTGTTGAATAAGGCTTCATGCTTATAACATAGTGGCCGTGTTAACAAAGCACAGTTTACTgttcaaaataataaagtaaaacgATAGTTGCCTAATTGTATGTATACAACTGGGATTAGATATGAACACATTTATGTGGGTAAATATGGGTTTGCATgatcataaaagtatttttggaTAAACTTCTGAATTTTCTGTTTGATGGAATAATGTTctacctttgtttttgttctttttaggaAAGGCTAGTAGAAAGAACCAGAAGTGGCGAGGACCAGATGAAAACATCAGGGCAAATCTTCGTCAATATGGCTTAGAGAAGTTTTATCTTGATGTCTTGGTTTCCGATGCGTCTaagccttcctggaggaagggaGCCTATTTTGATGCAGTCATCACAGATCGTGAGTTTGTTTTTGTACAGAGTGGGACGGGCTGGTGTTGAAGCACAAAGCGCACCAACACATCAAGAAGTGTGCACTGTCTCAGcgttcttcctgctcttccttaCGTAGAAACAACACAGACAATTACGACTAGACAGCAGGTTGTTAATTTAAGTAGTTAAGAGTTTGTGGCTTCATTTTAGTagatatatttatttcctgtgtgtatTTATAGCCATACATGCTTTGCCACCCGTTTTCCCTTTCATTCACTTTTTTGAAGCATGTACTTTTTTATTGACTGATTGGTCATTAGTGTAGCAACTAGAGCTAGAGTGTTATTTATGTCACTGTGTCAGCCTCATGGGGTTTCAGCACTCCCACCATTTCTCCAAGGTCAGTAAAGCCTCTGTAGAGTCACTCCACAGGCATTGCCGTCTCAGACTCAGGGAGATACGGGGCAGTCTGAGCCACTGGGCTGGTGAATCAGGTCATTTTGGAACACTGCACAAAAACCTAGATTCTGCACCTCAGGAATCTTGAACCGTTGAGGCAGTCTGTCTAAACAGATGTGCCTTTGCTGTAGGATCGGCAAATAGATAAACAGGGCAAGGTTGAGACCCTTTTACCCAGCCAGCTTCTGTTCTTAGATGACTTAGAGGGTTTCAGGTCTAACAAAAGAAAGTGCTTATGGCGTTAAGAAGTCATTGTGAATATGAAACGTGGGCTACCTTTTCTTATTTACTATTTGTTCTCCCGCtgtgacatttttttcctataCTTTAGTGTGTATTTCCTGAGACCAAAGGTGGTATTTTAGGCACAGTATAGCAATCAATTTTAGTGAATTGATATAATGATTTAATCTACAGTTTGTTTGCCAATTTTGTCAGTTGAACCACTAATATTATGGACTGTTCCTTTCCTTGAGCACAGGATCTGCTTCCGAGTCAGGCATTGCATTTAGTAATTTGGGCCTCTGTTGCTTACAGTATGTCCACACCTTACATAGTTGTCCTTTGCTGAGCATTTTATGTTGAATCAGTATTTTTGGGTGGAGTGCTGCATAGGTGATGGTCTTCCTTCTCTGATGTCTTAGTTAGCGTCTCTTTTGCTGCGGGAAAACCACCATGacaaaaaagcaagctggggagtaAAGGGTTTATTCGACTTCCAGATCAGAATCCATCATAGgaggaagccagaacaggaagtcaagcaggtcaggaacctggaggcaagagctgatggagaggctgtggagggatgctgcttattggcttgtttctcatggcttgctcagcctgttttcttaatagaacccaggaccatcagcccagggatggccccacccacaatgggctgaaccctcccccactgatcactgatagagaaaatgctttacagctggatctcatggaggcattttctcaactgaggctcctttctctctgatgactctagtttgtgtgtacATTCCAAAgaaaaaccagccagtacacctGGATATCGATCAGATCTGCCTGCACACCCAGTGTATCTGCCCGTCATTGGTGACTGGCTGACTTGATCATTCCattgctgtttttgttctttgtgtagCTCCATATGGTATCAGAGAATCTACAAGAAGATCAGGTTCACAGAAGGAAATACCAAAGGGAACAGAAAAAtggtaaatgaaatttaaatataacaaGTTATTACTTTGaaaaacttgtttatttttttataattattatgagCAATAATTGTAAACTTTTTactgattttgaaatattttgtttttgttagtccAGAAAGCCACGTTCCTGTCTCTTTGAGTTATCACCTGAGTGACATGTTTTTTGACCTATTAAACTTTGCTGCTGAGACCCTCGTACTGGGTGGAAGACTAGTCTATTGGTTACCAGTATATACACCAGAGTATgtactctttgtttttaatgtcattttctatgATATTTGCATGTTTTAAGGATTCTTGTTTCTTCATCTctaattttgcttatatttttatatttaatatttatcaatAGCCTTGGTTTACTTCTCTTCAAGAAAAAATAGTTCCCTCCccttaaatggatttttaaaaaatcttttaaaataaggtATTGCCAAACTATAGCCTTTGGGCCACATACTTTTCATACTGTTTTTATAAGGTGATTGAACTAGGACCaccttttacatttcttttaaaaaaatgttagaaa from Acomys russatus chromosome 21, mAcoRus1.1, whole genome shotgun sequence encodes the following:
- the Trmt11 gene encoding tRNA (guanine(10)-N2)-methyltransferase homolog isoform X1; amino-acid sequence: MDAGLSFIMANHARVKENDVVFDPFVGTGGLLIASAHFGAYVCGTDIDYNTVHGLGKASRKNQKWRGPDENIRANLRQYGLEKFYLDVLVSDASKPSWRKGAYFDAVITDPPYGIRESTRRSGSQKEIPKGTEKCPESHVPVSLSYHLSDMFFDLLNFAAETLVLGGRLVYWLPVYTPEYSEEMVPGHPCLQLISNCEQKLSSHTARRLITMQKVKEFENRDQYSHLLSDHFLLYQGHNSFREKYFSGVTKRIAKEEKSGQE